A single window of Bacteroidales bacterium DNA harbors:
- the ftcD gene encoding glutamate formimidoyltransferase produces the protein MEEKKLLECVPNFSEGNNMEIIRQITNKIESIEGVDLLDVDPGKATNRTVVTFIGTPDQVVEAAFNAVKKASELIDMRQHSGEHPRFGATDVCPLVPVSGLTMDDAVEYARNLAQRIGEELKIPVYCYEYAAYEEKRRNLANCRSGEYEGMKEKLADPEWKPDFGPAEFNARSGATAVGARDFLVAYNINLNTTSVRRANAVAFDIREKGRIKREGGKITGKPVLDENGEKVWIPGSLKAVKGIGWYIEEYGIAQISLNLTNISVTSVHEAFDEACRRAQLRGLRVTGSELVGLIPLKAMLEAGRYFLRKQKISAGVPEKELIKIAVRSLGLNDLYEFKPEEKIIEYKLRDKSKKKLADMSVSDFSDETASESVAPGGGSVSAYMGSLGAALGTMVANISSHKRGWDDHWEEFSGWAEKGIALQAELIHLVDEDTKAFNKIMDAFKLPAKTDEERENKNKAIQEATKNAIMVPYKIMETSYNALEVIEAMIEHGNPNSVTDAGVGALAVRSAVKGAFMNVQINARELDDKAFVEDIINKGRAIEQKTEKKEKEILNKLEQRTG, from the coding sequence ATGGAAGAAAAGAAACTCCTGGAATGCGTCCCCAATTTTAGCGAGGGGAATAACATGGAGATCATCCGGCAGATAACCAATAAGATTGAATCCATCGAAGGGGTGGATCTCCTGGATGTGGATCCCGGAAAGGCTACCAACAGAACGGTGGTTACATTTATCGGCACGCCCGACCAGGTAGTGGAAGCTGCCTTTAATGCTGTAAAGAAGGCATCCGAACTCATCGATATGCGCCAACACTCCGGAGAACATCCCCGTTTTGGAGCAACCGACGTATGCCCGCTGGTACCTGTTTCAGGCCTTACGATGGATGATGCAGTAGAATATGCCAGAAACCTTGCCCAAAGGATAGGGGAGGAGCTCAAAATTCCGGTATATTGCTATGAATATGCAGCTTATGAAGAAAAAAGAAGAAACCTGGCCAATTGTCGTTCCGGTGAATATGAGGGAATGAAAGAAAAATTGGCCGATCCCGAATGGAAGCCTGATTTTGGTCCCGCCGAATTCAATGCCAGGTCAGGTGCCACGGCTGTGGGTGCAAGGGATTTTCTGGTGGCTTATAACATCAACCTCAATACCACTTCTGTCAGACGGGCCAATGCTGTTGCTTTCGACATCAGGGAGAAGGGAAGGATAAAAAGGGAAGGCGGCAAGATAACCGGCAAGCCTGTTCTTGATGAGAACGGAGAAAAGGTATGGATACCGGGTTCCTTAAAAGCCGTTAAAGGCATTGGCTGGTATATTGAGGAATATGGTATTGCCCAGATTTCACTGAACCTTACCAATATAAGCGTTACTTCAGTACACGAAGCGTTTGATGAAGCTTGCAGACGTGCTCAGCTGAGAGGCCTTCGGGTCACCGGTTCCGAGCTTGTGGGGTTGATTCCCCTGAAGGCCATGTTGGAGGCTGGCAGATATTTTCTCAGGAAACAAAAAATATCCGCCGGCGTACCGGAAAAGGAGCTCATTAAAATAGCTGTTCGTTCTCTGGGCCTGAATGATCTGTATGAGTTTAAACCCGAAGAAAAGATCATTGAATACAAGCTTCGGGACAAATCCAAAAAGAAACTGGCGGATATGAGCGTTTCGGATTTTTCGGATGAAACGGCTTCCGAATCTGTTGCCCCGGGTGGCGGTTCGGTATCTGCATATATGGGTTCCCTGGGTGCAGCCCTGGGTACGATGGTAGCCAATATTTCATCTCATAAAAGGGGATGGGATGACCATTGGGAAGAATTCTCCGGTTGGGCGGAGAAGGGCATTGCGCTACAGGCTGAATTAATCCACCTGGTGGATGAAGATACCAAGGCCTTTAATAAAATTATGGATGCCTTTAAACTGCCTGCAAAAACTGATGAAGAAAGAGAAAACAAGAACAAGGCCATTCAGGAAGCTACCAAGAATGCCATCATGGTTCCCTATAAAATTATGGAGACATCGTATAACGCGCTGGAAGTGATTGAAGCCATGATAGAACATGGAAATCCCAATTCTGTGACGGATGCAGGTGTCGGTGCACTGGCTGTACGCTCAGCAGTAAAAGGCGCTTTTATGAATGTACAGATCAATGCCAGGGAGCTGGATGACAAAGCCTTCGTTGAAGACATAATCAATAAAGGAAGAGCAATTGAACAAAAAACGGAAAAAAAGGAAAAAGAAATTCTCAATAAGTTGGAACAAAGAACGGGATAA
- a CDS encoding carboxypeptidase-like regulatory domain-containing protein: MRKLTFLLTFVLFVGFSASAQMQITGTVTNAETGEPIPGVSVVVQGQTTIGTSTDMDGNYSLQVPSDAETLVFTFVGMQRVEADIDGRSTINIEMVPTVEEMEEVIVLGYTSRGKNQITGS, translated from the coding sequence ATGAGAAAGCTAACTTTTCTTTTGACTTTTGTGCTGTTTGTCGGATTTTCGGCATCGGCACAAATGCAGATTACGGGAACGGTCACCAATGCAGAGACGGGTGAGCCGATTCCCGGTGTATCGGTGGTTGTTCAAGGTCAAACAACCATTGGTACTTCTACTGACATGGACGGGAATTATTCCTTACAGGTCCCCTCCGATGCCGAGACACTTGTTTTTACCTTTGTAGGAATGCAAAGGGTAGAAGCGGATATTGATGGCCGTTCAACCATTAATATCGAAATGGTTCCTACCGTTGAAGAAATGGAGGAAGTAATAGTTCTGGGTTATACCTCAAGGGGTAAGAACCAAATTACCGGATC